The nucleotide sequence ACCGATGCCGATACGGACGGCGCCCACATCCAGGTGCTGCTGCTGACGTTCTTCTACCGCTACATGAAGCCGTTGATCGAAGCGGGGAAAGTGTTTATTGCCTTGCCGCCGCTCTACAAAGTATCCAAAGGCGTCGGCAAAAAAGAAGTCGTCGATTACGCCTGGACGGAAGCGGACCTGGAAGCGTCGACGAAAAAAGTCGGAAAAGGCTATATGCTGCAGCGCTATAAAGGGCTAGGCGAGATGAACGCCGACCAATTGTGGGAAACGACGATGAATCCGGAAACCCGGACCTTGATCCGCGTGACGATCGAAGACGGTGCACGGGCTGAAAGAAGAATTACGACACTCATGGGCGATAAAGTAGAACCGCGCCGCAAGTGGATTGAAAACAACGTCGATTTCGGAATGGAAGACGACGCCAATATTTTAGAAAATGATTTGATACATGCTGAGGAGGAAGTTGTATGACACAAACCGAACGTTTTCAAGATCTGCCCTTAGAAGAAGTCATCGGCGATCGGTTTGGGCGTTACAGTAAGTACATCATCCAGGACCGGGCATTGCCGGACGCGCGGGACGGGCTGAAACCTGTACAGCGCCGGATTTTGTATGCCATGTACAAAGAAGGCAACACGAATGACAAAGCGTTCCGGAAATCGGCCAAAACGGTCGGGAACGTCATCGGCAACTACCACCCGCACGGAGACACTTCTGTTTACGAAGCGATGGTGCGGCTGAGCCAGGATTGGAAAATCCGCCATATGCTCGTTGAAATGCACGGCAACAACGGTTCGATGGACGGCGATTCGCCGGCTGCAATGCGTTACACGGAAGCGCGCTTATCGGCGATTTCAGGGGAATTGCTGCGTGATATCGACAAACGCACCGTGGAATTCATCCCGAACTTTGACGACTCCGATATGGAGCCGACGGTACTTCCGGCAAGCTTCCCGAACCTGCTGGTGAACGGGTCGACCGGGATTTCTGCCGGTTACGCTACGGATATCCCGCCGCATGCACTGCATGAAGTGCTTGATGCAGTCCTGATGCGCATGGACAAGCCCAACGCGACAGTCGATGAATTGATGACGGTGATCCAAGGCCCCGATTTCCCGACCGGCGGCATCATCCAAGGCGTCGACGGCATCAAAAAAGCATATGAAACCGGCCGCGGCAAAATTGTCGTCCGCTCAAAAGCGGATGTCGAGCCGTTAAAAGGCGGAAAAGAACAAATCGTCATTACCGAAATTCCGTTTGAAGTGAACAAAGCGAACATGATCAAAAAAATTGATGACCACCGCTTTGACCGCAAACTGGAAGGCATTTCGGAAGTGCGCGACGAGTCGGACAGAACCGGCCTGCGCATTGTCATCGAACTGAAAAAAGACGTCGATGCAAATGGCATTTTGAACTATCTGTACAAAAATACCGACCTGCAAGTGAGCTATAACTTCAACATGGTCGCGATCTACAAACGCCGTCCGACGATGATGACCTTGCAGTCGATGCTTGACGCCTATATCGACCACCGCAAGGAAATCGTGACAAAGCGTTCAGAATACGATCTGCAAAAAGCGAAGGACCGCATGCATATCGTCGACGGTTTGATGAAAGCTTTGTCGATTCTTGATAAAGTGATCAAGACGATCCGGGCATCGAAAGACAAGCGGGATGCGAAAAACAATTTGATTTCTTCATTTGAGTTTTCCGAAGCGCAGGCAGAAGCGATTGTTTCCCTTCAGCTATACCGCTTAACGAATACCGATATTACGGATCTGCAAAACGAGGCAGCTTCCTTGAAGAAAACAATCGATGAACTGACGGGCATTTTAACCAGTGCCACAAAACTGAAAAACGTCATCAAAAAAGAATTGTCGGCTGTCCGTAAGCAGTTTTCAGAACCGCGCCGTTCCGTCATCGAAGAGAAAATCCAGGAAATCACGATTACCCGTGAAGTGATGATTCCAAGTGAAGACGTCATCGTGACTGTAACTAAAGAAGGCTATGTGAAGCGTACCAGCCCGCGTTCGCATGCGGCATCAAACGGCCAAGGCTTTGCGATGAAAGACAGCGATCACCTGCTGTATGAAGGCAATTTGAATACGCAGAACACCATTCTGTTGTTCACGTCAAACGGCAACTTCGTCTACCAGCCGGTCAACGAACTGCCGGACATCAAGTGGAAAGACCTTGGCCAGCACTTATCGAGCATCGTCCAGCTCGAACCGAACGAATCGATCCTGTCGGTTTATCCGTTTGAAAACTTTGAGGCGGACGCCAGCATCCTGACGGTTTCGAAGCTGGGCATGGTCAAACGTTCAGCGCTTCAGGACTACCACGTCCAGCGCTATTCCCGCACGATCAAGACGATGAACCTGAAAAAAGGCGATTCAATGATCTTTGCCGGGCTCGTGACCGATGAAACCGAACTGTTTATCGCCACGAACCAAGCATACGGCGTACGTTTCCCGTTAGACGAAGTGCCGATTACTGGACTCCGGACAGCGGGCGTCAAAGGTGTGAATTTGAAAGACAATGATTTTGCAGTGTCCGCAATCATGCTGGATGCAGAAGAAAAGCAGGAACTGGTTCTGGTAACGAACCGAGGAGCTGCTAAGAAGATGAAGCTGCAGGAATTTGAAACAGGCGGAAGGGCAAAGCGCGGCGTGGTGATGCTGCGTGAATTGAAAGCCAATCCTCACCGTGTGGTGGCCGTTGTCGGCACCTTGGGCAGAGGCGAAGAAATCCTGATTGAAACGGCAAAAGGCGTGCGTTTAACGCTTGCTGTCAACAACTTAAAACCGGTTGACCGTTATTCGAACGGATCATTCGTCCTTGATGAAGGAACCGATGGCACGCCGGTGACCGTCTACCGATTAGAGAAAAAAGAATAGCAAAACAAAAGCGCCTCCTTGCCGGGAGGCGCTTTTTCTTGTTCATAAGCAATCACTTATAAGTACAATATTATTGTTATGTAATCTAAATTCCATCTAATTGTAAACTTCTGGTATACTGGATAGAGCAATCAAAGCTACTGATTTTTTGAAATGAGTTGTTGTAGTAGCCATGAATAATCGATGCTGGAAGGCGTAAAAGGGGGGAACGGATGAAAAGATCAACTTTTTGTCAGCTTATTGTTCATGCTTTTAGCTTTTGGGGTCTATTTCCGCTTTATGGACCCGTTGTTGGATTCAAACCGCTGGTTGGCTTTTGCCGTTTTCCTGTTAATCTGGATGGCGGTGCGCGTGGCTGGCCGGGCACTTGAAGGACGATTTGAATTTTTGGACAAACAGATGGATCCGCAAACCAGTGTCTGGCTGACTGTCGGGGTGTTCATCGTGGTCCCAGTGCTGGTGTTTTCACTGGGTTAATCTCTTTGATCAGCCAACAAACAAAACTACTGACGAAACGTTCTTCCGCATGGAAGAGCGTTTTTCATTTGGATATAACGTATTTTTTCTAATTAAACAATAATATTATAGTAAAATTCAATATTATTTTATTGCAAAACGATAAATATGCTGATAAAATCAAAATAACAAGAAAGAAGCGAGGTGCTTATAATGAAACACGGTTCGACCCTCTTTTTGAAGATTGTCATCCTATTATTGGGGCTTCCGGTTCTGGGCGGCTGCTTGTACGGATTGACGCGCTTTAATCCGAATTCGCCTTACTGGGCAACGCCAGAGCTGGAAAAATTGCAGTATCCATTGTTGATCGGCATGTATGCCGCGATGATTCCATTTTTCATCGCGTTGTACCAGACGCTTAAACTGCTTGGTTATATTGACCGCAACCAGGCATTCTCGGAATTGGCGGTAAAGTCATTAAAACGCATTAAATACTGCGCGATGATCATCAGCGCCCTGTTCGTGCTCGAGCTGCCGTTCTTTTACTGGCTGACGAAAGCGGACGACGCGCCGGGCATCCTGATGGGTCTGTTTGTGATTTTCGCTTCACTGGTGATTGCCGTCTTTGCGGCAGTTCTCCAGAAACTGCTGCAAGATGCCATCCGCATCAAAGCGGAAAACGATTTAATCGTCTGATCTGAGGTGAAAGCAATGGCAATGATCATCAATATTGATGTAATGCTCGCAAAACGAAAAATGAGTGTTACCGAACTTTCAGAACGTGTCGGCATTACGATGGCGAACTTGTCCATCCTGAAAAACGGCAAAGCCAAAGCGGTCCGGCTGTCCACACTGGAAGCCATCTGCCAAGCGCTTGACTGCCAGCCGGGCGATTTGCTGGAATACCGCAGTGAGGAACGCCCAAATCGCTAAGGCAGTGAAACGAAGTATAAGAATCTGTGTGCTGAATGGTTCTCATAAATACGAACTGGCTTATAAAAAGCAAAAAACACTTAAATTCGCGGGTTCCGCCCTGGATTTAAGTGTTTTTTGTATTAAATATACAGCGGAAAACGCATTGAAATTTCCAAACGGCTAAATTTGCTTTCTAGATACTCATCATCAATCCAACAGTTGTGGTTTTGGAGCTTAAGACAATCATTCTTTTTGTCCAGGCGATTGTTGCAGCAAATGCCGGTTCCCTTGTGTATCTTCTGCAATGATGAACTCTTTGCTATATATAACGGAATAAATTTTAGTGCCTTCCTCGAAAGAATTGGATTGAAAATTGCTTGGAAGTGTTGAAGCTGATACTTTTTTGGTGATGTTGCCGATCAATTGGCCGGTTTCATAGCCCGAGATCTGTTCTTCAGTGCCGTTATACTCGACATCATTGACGACCACAATCATCGCATAGCTCCCAGAACCGGTACCTTGGCTGCAAGCAGCTAGAAAGAACGCAACCACCACAATCCTCAGAACTTTTAGCAACTGCATCCCACTCCTTTGAAATTCATTTTACATAGTTTACCATTAATTTGGAGGATAGAAATGGATTCTATAAAAATTTAGTCATTAACCAGTAATTTTATTTGCAGAGTACAAAAAGCACCTTCCGGCTGGAAAGGTGCTTCTATGCTTTTCTTTAGCTGAAGCAGGACTACCCGAACCGGCCGGCTTGAACAAACGCCGGTTCCCTGCACGTTCAACTCTACGTGCTTCGCGGCATCTATCTCCACAAAAGTGCACAACAATAAATCGGACCTGTTCATAGCCGGTCGCTATCAGGAAAGTCGGAGTGCAGCCATAGCTTTTCACGCCGATGATGTAAAAATCCTTTTCGGACTGGCGCAGTTCCTGTTCTCCGTGCGGCCGGACTGTGCCGCAGCTATGAATATTCGGGTCAAGTGCTTTGGACTTCTGTTCAAAGAGATCAAGGTCCGAAGAAGAAATCGGTTTTATACTTAAAGCCATGCAATTTCCTGCTTTCTATTAATCAAATACAAATAAAAAGAGCGGACAAGAGTTTTCTGGAATTTCCTTGAATCTATCGCGAGTTACAGATAAGCTAGAAAGAAATTGAGTTACCAATAACTGTAACAGCCAGGAGGAAGCGCGATGAAAGATAAAGTAACGGATGTATACAATCACCTGGCAGGATACTACGCAAATGAGGCAGACGGTTCGAGCCTGTATAACATCGAATACGAGCGACCGGCTATGATGGCCCAAATGCCGGCAGATCTAGCTGGGTTGACTGTTTTAGATGCGGGATGTGCGGCCGGCTGGTATAGTGAACAATTATTAAATGCTGGAGCAAAAGTGACAGCGGTTGATTTCAGCCCGGAAATGGTTAAAGAAGTCATGCAGCGGACGAAGGGGAAGGCAGAAGTTCTGTGCCACGATTTGGAGGTAGGCTTGCCCTTTGAAGATCAGTCGTTTGATCTGGTTGTCAGTTCGCTGACGCTTCATTATCTAAAAGACTGGGGGAAGACATTCCAGGAGTTTAAGCGCATTTTAAAGCCAGATGGGCAATTGCTGTTTTCGGTCCACCACCCAATGACGGATATTGAACTCCTTCCGGAAGCACAATACTTCAGTACTGAATTGTTGACCGACCACTGGACGAAATCAGACAAAACGTACGAAATCCTCTTTTACCGACGGCCGCTCAGCGATATCCTCAATAGCACGCTTTGCAATTTTTCCATCGAAAAGGTGATTGAACCGAAGCCAACCTTGAAAATGAAGGAACTGGCGCCTGAGAGCTACGCACGACTGATGAAAAAACCGCAATTTTTGATTTTGAAGGCCAACAAGTTTTGAACAGCATTAAAAGTTAACTTTATGTATGACTCTCCTTGCATATAGACGCGAAAGGATAACGAAGTGTTCGTAAAAGTTCATAAAGAAAAGTGACTCCCTACCTGTCAAGTAGACACGAGTTTATCGGCGTTTTTTCTCATATGCGATTATAGACGGAGAGCCGATTTCGCTTCCGTCCGAATTTCTTCGAGCCTAAAAACGCTTCTCAAAGTGGCTATTGATTAAGTGCGCGGTTTAAGCGGCCCGTGCTTGTAAATTGCGGTATGTAACCGGTGACGCACCGAGTTTCAGTTGCGGTCGTGTCTCGTTATAATACGTGATGTAGGCGGCTACTGCTGCGCGCATTTGGGCTGCCGTTTCAGGCACAGTGAAACCGGGCATTTCGGTTTTGAGCTTGCCAAAAAAGCTTTCAATCGGCGCATTGTCCCAACAGTTGCCCCGACGGGACATTGACTGGGTCAGTTCCATTTTTTTCAGGAGTCCTTGATAGCTATGGCTGGTGAACTGGATGCCCTGATCACTGTGGAGAAGGGCTTCTTTCTCGAACCCGCGTGCTTCCAACTGACGAACGGCCTCCAGGACAAAATCCACATCCAGGGTGTCGCTGATGGTGTAAGCAACGATTTCGTTATTGTATAGATCCAGAATTGCACATAAGTAGATAAAGTCCCGGAATGGCTTTTTCACTTCCAGGTAACTGATATCAACGGAAAACTTGAGACCCGGTCGCATGGCCTTGAAGTTCCGGTTCAGGAGATTATCGATAACCGCATGGCCGCTTCCGGCAGGACGTGGCTTTCGGCGTGCTGTCTTGAGCGGCATGCGATACATTTCCCGCATCCGGCGGATGCGTTTGAGACTGACGATATGAGTGTATACATTCTCGAGCTCCAGCTTAAACCGTTCGTGACCCAAATTCCCACCATGGGTGACGTAGAGCGAAAGCATCTGTTTTAAAAGCGCTTGGTCCCGTTCCGTTTGCGACTGCGCAGGGTCTTTTTTCAGCCGTTTGTAATAGCCCGCGCGGCTCAGGTTCTGGACTATGCCAATGAGCTCTGTAATCGGGAACCGGTTCTTGTGCTCTTCAACGAACACAAAGTCGAGGTCGATCGGTTTCACTCCTTTCGGAGCGCAATAAGCTTTTTTAAGTACATCACTTCAAGCTTCGTGCGTTCCAATTCAGCTTTGGTAATTTCCAATTCTGTTTTCGCGTCTTTGCCCGACTCCCGTGGCCCTCTGCGTTTTTCACGAAGCACCTCAAAAGACTTGGCTTCCTTCACCAGCCGCGCCCAGTGCCGGATATTGGCAGGGTTCTGAATCTCCAGGAGGGGGGCTAATTCGTTAACGGATCGTCCTTCAAAGTACTGTTCTACCGCCTGCTTCTTGGTTTCATAGGTATAGCTTTTTCGTGTGTTCACAGTCATCACTCCTTGGTTCAAGTTTGAAGGAACAATAAACTATTTGTCTACTTTTGGTTCATTGTCTCAAAGTGAACGTTCGTAAAGTAGTCTGAGACTATTACGAACGCTTTTTATGCGGATTTCAGGTGATTTTAAGGCGTTCGCAAATGTGTACTTTTACGAACGCTTTCATTTCCAAAATTAGCTAGCTATCTTTAGGGTGTTTGGGTATATTCGAATAAAAGGTTATTGAATTCTCATTTATTTTAAAAAGAACGCCCAGATGACGATTATAAGGGTTATGTAGAAAAGGGGTAGGCAGTTGGACGAATTAGTACAAATGCAAATAAAGCGGTTACGGGATATGAATTTTGATGCTGACCTGTTGCTGAGCAAGAGAGGCGAGTTAGAACAGCAATGGGAAGATGCTTTTGTGAAGGATTTAAGCAAAGCACAAAAAAGAAAGATCGCTTTTCCGCAGTGCATGTGGAATGCATTCAGCTGGAACAAAATTGAGTGCCTAAAAGAGCAGGTGGCAGTCGATGCGTTCAATCAGCAAAAGAAGGTAGGATGCTATCTGTTCTATGCGAATATCGACGATGCGTTGTTCATCAAAAAGGCCAATCGAATAAAAGCAGAAGATATCATCCATACCGATAGCCCTGCTATTGAAAAAACTTTTACCAGTGTCCAAAATAATCCATCCTACTTTAACTCTGTTGAAGAATTACGTGCAGATTTCTATGTCGTCGATGAACACTTTACCTGGACATATGTTCTGACTCATGAAGAAGGCTGTGGTCCATACTTTTATAAGCCTTAACAGTTTCTTTTTTACTAATACTTGGTTATTGAACGAAACAAATAAGACGATTTCATATCATTTCGAAGAAATGCCACTTCTAGTTTACATATCATGAGGTTATCGGTAGCTGCATACAAAAGAAGGGAGAGAAGATGCGCTTTGTTTAGCATCTTCTCTCCCTCTTTGTCTATAAAAATGCAATTTTATGAACAGCGTCTCTAAAAACTTAATAGATATGAAAATACTTTTGAATCTCATTTTTTTCATTTGTTAAGCTCAATGCCAGCATCAGAAGAATACGCGCCTTCGGGGGATTTAATGATCCAGATACGATATAACCGTGTTGATGGTCCATCTCAGTCCGGCTTACGATTCCTGTAGCGAGCCGTGAAGATCGTATGACAGAGACTCCGCTAGTTAACGCATCTTGAATTCCAGCCTGTGCTTGAGCAGAAAGGGTATAGCCGCCAGTGGGGCTACGACGATTCCTTTTGCGCCGGCTTGTACCGCTGCATCATATAAAAACCGGTCGTCGCCTTGATGCGCATAGATGATTGATACCTTGGGCAACTCATTGGCCATTTTTAAGTCGAAGGCGGTTTCAGTCGTATGGAGATGCGCAATATCTTTGTAGAAATAGTAAACTTCTCCTCCGACGATCGAACCGATGTAGCCTTGTTCCATGGCATTGAACGCATCTACTGTGGTGGTATTCATTTTCGTGATAAACCGTGCAGACCCGATGCGGTCGTTAAGAACAACCAGTACGCCTTTTCCAGATGATTGTTCCTTGCATGCGACTTTCACGCCATTGTAGATGTTCAACGGACCTTCTGCACTGATGGCTGTTGCGGGTCTGACCGCTCCAACAATGACGACGGGCTTATGGCTTTTGGTTACTAAGTGCAAAAAATAAGCCGTTTCTTCGAGCGTATCTGTGCCATGCGTGATTACAACGCCGTCTATTCCTTCATCCGCTAAAGTTTCATTCACATAGGTGCCCAATGCCAGAAGCCGTTCGGTTGTCATATCCACACTATCAATGTTGAACAGCTGCTCGAACTGTATGTTCGCAACATCTGCCAAATCAGGAACTGCCGTCAGTAATTCTTCGATAGGAAGAGCGCCGGGCTTATAGCCTGTCGTCATGGTACGTGAGCTGCCAGCTCCTGCGATAGTTCCGCCAGTTGCAATGATTTTAATCGTCGACTTATCCTTCATCCTATTGCTCCTCACTCTTTTTTCCGAGCCTGTCTTCAGCTTATTTCGATTTAATCCCTGCACCGCAAAGAGGGATGATGATTTTTTCTTCGGGTGCCTTATTGTATTTGAGATAGCCCGCATAGTTTACTGCTGATGTTATTTCCACATAGAATCCTTTGTCGCTCAGGGCGGCACGTGCGCTCAAGATTTCGTTTTCTTCAATATTAATAAAGGTGCCACCAGTATTGCGTACGGCTTCTAAAATCTGTTGGGAACGGGCAGGGGCAGCGATAGCGATACCTTCTGCTAAAGTCCCTGTGTTGGCAACAGGCACTGCTGATTCCTCGCCGGTTCGGAAGGCTTTCGAAAGAGGCGCACAATTGTCCGCTTGAATGGCTACAATCTTTGGCATTTTATCGATTAAGCCATTTTCGAGCAATTCTTTAAAGCCATAATACGCTCCCAAGAGAAGGGTGCCGTTGCCAACCGGAATTATTAAAGCATCAGATGCAGCGTTTAATTGTTCGTAAATTTCATAAGCATAGGTTTTCGTGCCTTCGTAAAAGTAGGGATTGTACACATGGCTGGCATAGAACACGTTTTCTTCGTTCACAGCTTTCTGTGCCGCAGCTGCCACATCCTCCCGTGTACCGCGGATCTCTTTGATGGTGGCGCCATGCGCTTTGACTTGAGCAACTTTCTTCGGTGAAGTCTCATCACTTAAATAAATGTCACAAGGAATCCCACAGCGGGCTGCATACGCGGCAATGGCGGTTCCTGCATTGCCGCTGCTGTCGGCGATCACTTTCGAGACGCCCAACTCTTTTGCCTTTGTCATCAAAACAGCAGCGCCACGGTCTTTAAAGGATAACGTAGGCATCATGTAATCGATTTTTACGTAGACATTCGGTTCTGCAGGATCCAACACGATTAAAGGTGATTGGCCTTCACCCATTGTCACAGACTGCCATTTGTTGGAACCTTTTTCGAAGGGCATGGTCTCGAAATAACGCCACAACGAATTCGGGTAGTTGTTCCAGGAGCTGACATCAATTTTAGGGATGTCTTTTGCTATATTGAATACTCCTCCGCATTCACATCTCCAGAGAGAAGGCGTCATATCGTATTTTTTACTGCAGCTATTGCAAACAAATTGAGTCATCTTTTATCAACCTTTCAAGAATATTTTATATAAAATAGATTTATTTATATGGCATGAATAAAAAAATTAGATATAGGCAATGGCTTCCACTTCAATTTTAAAACCAAAGTGCAATTCGTTGGTCGGAACAACGGTCCGAGCCGGTTTGGATTCACCAAAAAACGCCTTATAGACGCCATCCACTCGACTCCAGAGTTGCACATCTGGTATATACAGCGTCATGCGCAAAATCCGCTCTTTGTTACTTCCGGCTGCTTTCACGATCTTTTCGACGTTCTTCAGCGCTTTTAATGTTTCTTCTTCGATTGTGCCAAATTCTTTTTCACCGGTTTCTGGGTTGATGGCAAATTGGCCCGATACGTAGACCGTGTTCTCGTGGATGGTGGCCAATGCATAGTGGCCGTTGGATTTTAAATTTCCTACTTCAAAAAGACTTTTCATGTCATTCTCCTTAACTTGATTTAGTTTTGATATCGTCCAAATAGCTGTAAACCGTTACTTTAGAAATGCCCAGTAAAGAGGCGACTTTCTCAACCGACCCTTTCATGAGAAAAATGCCTTTCTCGTCCATAAATCTTATTAATTCAATCTTTTCATGGCGTTTCATGACTGGATGAACACTGTTTTGAATGATCTGCTGAATCAGCTGGTCCACTATTCCTTCAACATTCTCAATTTCATCTTCTGAGGAAGGAGTACGATTTTCTTGCATATTGACTGGTGGAGAAAGAAACGCATCCATAAAGTGCTGCATCTGATTCAATGCTTCCACATCAAAATTGATGCAGAAAGCGCCAATCACTTTTTGCTTAGAATCACGTATCAATGAAGTTGAAGAACGAATCGTGCGCTTGTCTTCTGTGGTGAATGTATAGCCGGCGAGATGATCTTCTTTAAAGTCTTTGGACTGCAAAACAGTCTTCACCAGGTGATCGAAAGATTGACCGACTTCTCTGCCTGTAACGTGATTGTTTACGGTAAACATGACGGATGCTTGAGGATTCGTTAAGTCGTGTATCACCACTTCACAGTTTGGACCGAACATTTTTGCGGTGGATTTTGCTATGGGAACAAAACTCTCTAATATTTTCTCGATTTCTTCCATGGTTAATTCCCTCATTCTATTGGATTTTATTCAATTATAGATTTTTTTATATGAAATATCAATTTATAGATTTTTTTATACAAAATAAGAGAAACAATCTTAAGGAATATGAAATTACTTCAAAATAAATGTAATGTCCTTAAGAATATCGGTTCTAAAACAGTGTTAGTTGAGTCGGACATTTCTTTTGAAGGGAGAATAAGGGGAATTTGGGAGGAGAGCTTCTATTCTTTACAGTGGCTAGCATATAGATAAGCAAATAAGCAAATAAGTAAATATAAGGTTCTTTTTGGTTTACATATGATGATTTATCAGAAGAAGCATGGATAAAAAAAGAGGGAGAGAGGATGCTGGAAAAACAGCTCTTCTCTCCCTTTGGTTCGTAAAAGCGTACTTTTACGAACGGTTTATAAAGAACTAAAATTTTAGGAGATCTAACACGAATGACTTGGTAGTTTATAACTCATAAGAATAGGAACATTTTTATAGTTGTCAATTCAAGTCGAATGAGACAAGACATTCATGAATACCTCAAATGATGTATTGTAATTCGGTACTTTCGAGGGGATTTGATTGAATATCAAGAGAAAGTCCATGGTCTCCTTTTGGATTATCCGGCTGATGCGGCCATTGCTACTCTCATTGGTACAGCATTGCCCCAGGCCTCCACTTCGTTTTTCCACAGCTTGCAGATCAATAGCTTTTGAAATAACTAGAAAAGACCGAGTATAGCGAACCCGTAAATGTTCAAGACAATAACAGGAAACAGTTTTATGCAATTCCCAGTATTGGTCCCCAATATTTCGAGCGACCAGCCCAGCTTGAGTTTCGACAGGATATAGTCGACATCTTCTTGATTGATCGGTCGCCGACAGCCGCAGTTATCCCGCTTGGACACATAGTCGAGCTGGGCCGTAAAGGTGTTATAGGGCTGACAGTGTTTGAGCTCATAATAAATGGTGCTCTTGCTTCGCTTCAATTTCGAAGCGATGTAAGATAACGATTTCTGTTCCAAGTAATCACTCTTGGTAACAATATATTCCCATGGTATGTAAGGGGCTTAGTTGAGGACAATCCTTAGTCGATTCTCGTTAATTGTTTGTATCCACTTGAGCTGTTTTTATTTTCTAACCGTTCGATCTAATATGACAAACCATAGTTTATAATGTATTTTGCAAAGTACTTTTTATTTTCCACTATTAGTCCTCTTGTCAATTAGCAGTAAAATGATTAATACCATTACACTAATTACCACTATAAACAAAAATGATAAGTATAATGACATAAACCCTTCAAATGACTCATCAAACTCCATAAGAGCGATATCTGGAATATATATACCACCCATAGAAATAAATCTAGTCACTTCAAGATAAATAATATGAAAAGCCATGCTCATCCATAGTGAACCTGTATATTTTCTATAAAGCTGCAAGGCAATTCCAAAGGTGTAAAGCAATATGAAATAGTCTAGCGTAAATTCAAAAGACTCATTTAAAAATAATGATGTTAGTGCCGTCACTGCAATTGGCACACAAATGAATATCAATGGCTGTAATAACAAGGAGACAATAAAGTGATATTTTTTATTCAACTCTTCAAAGATCAGCCCCCGAATAAAGACTTCTTCTGGAAAGGCTTCAAATAAAAGTGCTATTACGGAATTAATAAAAATAGCGATAAGTACATTTACTGATAAGTTTATAGTGACATTTTCAATGCCTCCTATGAAATAGGCTGTTAGAATTCCTAATACTACTAAAGCAAAAGGCAACACAAGCCCGATAATCAATTTAGGATATGACTTTATTCCACTTAAGCCAATATTT is from Planococcus liqunii and encodes:
- a CDS encoding IS3 family transposase, whose amino-acid sequence is MKPIDLDFVFVEEHKNRFPITELIGIVQNLSRAGYYKRLKKDPAQSQTERDQALLKQMLSLYVTHGGNLGHERFKLELENVYTHIVSLKRIRRMREMYRMPLKTARRKPRPAGSGHAVIDNLLNRNFKAMRPGLKFSVDISYLEVKKPFRDFIYLCAILDLYNNEIVAYTISDTLDVDFVLEAVRQLEARGFEKEALLHSDQGIQFTSHSYQGLLKKMELTQSMSRRGNCWDNAPIESFFGKLKTEMPGFTVPETAAQMRAAVAAYITYYNETRPQLKLGASPVTYRNLQARAA
- a CDS encoding class I SAM-dependent methyltransferase, encoding MKDKVTDVYNHLAGYYANEADGSSLYNIEYERPAMMAQMPADLAGLTVLDAGCAAGWYSEQLLNAGAKVTAVDFSPEMVKEVMQRTKGKAEVLCHDLEVGLPFEDQSFDLVVSSLTLHYLKDWGKTFQEFKRILKPDGQLLFSVHHPMTDIELLPEAQYFSTELLTDHWTKSDKTYEILFYRRPLSDILNSTLCNFSIEKVIEPKPTLKMKELAPESYARLMKKPQFLILKANKF
- a CDS encoding DUF4275 family protein translates to MDELVQMQIKRLRDMNFDADLLLSKRGELEQQWEDAFVKDLSKAQKRKIAFPQCMWNAFSWNKIECLKEQVAVDAFNQQKKVGCYLFYANIDDALFIKKANRIKAEDIIHTDSPAIEKTFTSVQNNPSYFNSVEELRADFYVVDEHFTWTYVLTHEEGCGPYFYKP
- a CDS encoding transposase translates to MNTRKSYTYETKKQAVEQYFEGRSVNELAPLLEIQNPANIRHWARLVKEAKSFEVLREKRRGPRESGKDAKTELEITKAELERTKLEVMYLKKLIALRKE
- a CDS encoding helix-turn-helix domain-containing protein, which translates into the protein MAMIINIDVMLAKRKMSVTELSERVGITMANLSILKNGKAKAVRLSTLEAICQALDCQPGDLLEYRSEERPNR
- a CDS encoding DUF2975 domain-containing protein codes for the protein MKHGSTLFLKIVILLLGLPVLGGCLYGLTRFNPNSPYWATPELEKLQYPLLIGMYAAMIPFFIALYQTLKLLGYIDRNQAFSELAVKSLKRIKYCAMIISALFVLELPFFYWLTKADDAPGILMGLFVIFASLVIAVFAAVLQKLLQDAIRIKAENDLIV
- the parC gene encoding DNA topoisomerase IV subunit A translates to MTQTERFQDLPLEEVIGDRFGRYSKYIIQDRALPDARDGLKPVQRRILYAMYKEGNTNDKAFRKSAKTVGNVIGNYHPHGDTSVYEAMVRLSQDWKIRHMLVEMHGNNGSMDGDSPAAMRYTEARLSAISGELLRDIDKRTVEFIPNFDDSDMEPTVLPASFPNLLVNGSTGISAGYATDIPPHALHEVLDAVLMRMDKPNATVDELMTVIQGPDFPTGGIIQGVDGIKKAYETGRGKIVVRSKADVEPLKGGKEQIVITEIPFEVNKANMIKKIDDHRFDRKLEGISEVRDESDRTGLRIVIELKKDVDANGILNYLYKNTDLQVSYNFNMVAIYKRRPTMMTLQSMLDAYIDHRKEIVTKRSEYDLQKAKDRMHIVDGLMKALSILDKVIKTIRASKDKRDAKNNLISSFEFSEAQAEAIVSLQLYRLTNTDITDLQNEAASLKKTIDELTGILTSATKLKNVIKKELSAVRKQFSEPRRSVIEEKIQEITITREVMIPSEDVIVTVTKEGYVKRTSPRSHAASNGQGFAMKDSDHLLYEGNLNTQNTILLFTSNGNFVYQPVNELPDIKWKDLGQHLSSIVQLEPNESILSVYPFENFEADASILTVSKLGMVKRSALQDYHVQRYSRTIKTMNLKKGDSMIFAGLVTDETELFIATNQAYGVRFPLDEVPITGLRTAGVKGVNLKDNDFAVSAIMLDAEEKQELVLVTNRGAAKKMKLQEFETGGRAKRGVVMLRELKANPHRVVAVVGTLGRGEEILIETAKGVRLTLAVNNLKPVDRYSNGSFVLDEGTDGTPVTVYRLEKKE